The nucleotide window AGTTGTTTTTATCTTTGTTTTCTTCTCCAGTTCAAGTGGGCCGATGGGGTTTCATTAATGACATTGTGACCCAAGTGTTGAAGGGTTGCTGTGGCTCTGTGTTGGGtgcaggggcggagccaggattttGGTATAGGGGGGGCCAAGTCAAGTTCATATTTTTTTTGTCTCGACTGAAAAAAAATCTATCATCATACTATAATAATGCCCCACACCTATAAAATATTGTACGAGTTTAAATTTTCCTCTACAATTGCCAATAAGATGAGAAAATTTAATAATTTCATTGGAAGAGAAATTACCTGCCAATTTTTCCAATGTATCTGATCATGTAGCACCAAAGTAAGTCATATCCCATTTGGTGGCGCTTTAATGATAAATTACTGTTTAGAGTGTTTCGAGGCACTTTTCGGCTGATATGGTCCCTCGGATATATAGAAATGCcaatcttcatcttgcttgtccAGTGCCAGCTCTCAAATTTGGCAATGTTTACCGGGGTCTCTCTGATAAGCCAATTTTGTTCTTGTTCTGCAACATTTACCATGTCCAACATATCAGCTTCATTAAAAATTTCACTAGGTTGAGAACTTGAAGCAACCAGCCTAAAGAATGAATTAATCTTAACGGTGTATGGCGGTGCTTTTCTCTTCATATCTGCTGAATTGCAATTTCATATAGCTATATTGTAGTTTGACATAGGACAAAATTGCACCACAAAAAATAACTCATACAAGGTAATTTGCATCAGACCACGCCATGATAATTTCTAGTACACATATAATATAGGAATTGTTCATAGAATTACAGCATCGCTAATCGCACAACCAAAGCAAGTAGACAACAAAAATCTGATGATACAAGATGAGAATTGAGATTAGTAGATTGTGTGATAAACCTTGGGTCCTCGGCTAGTTCCCGTTGGTTGCAGCCGGAAGATTTGACAAGTGAAGAAGGCAGTGTCGCGCCGTCGCCATACGAATAGGATCGAGATCGCAGTAGGGCAGGGAGAGCAGAGGCGGCCGGGCGGGCGAGGGCACGGAACGGCGGCGACTAATTTCTTGGGTACTAATCCACGTACAGGCTTTTTTTTGGGGTGAAATCCACGTACAGGTTAATCATCACAGGAGAACGTAACGCCCTACCTGGCCGCTAGTGGGCTTCACATGGGTCCTTTTCCTTTTTCCAGAATCAACGTTGAGATAGGGGGGGGGGCAAGTATGTATATACGTGGGAAATATGTGCCTTTGTATCGCTAATCACCACAGCATCGCTCGATCGTTAGGGGGGGCCAGGCCCCTGCTTGCCCCCCCTTGTCTCCGCCACTGGTCGGGTGTGTTTGTCGGTCTGCCTATGTGGTCCTGTGGATGCATAATCCGGGAGTAGTTCACATGGCTGGGCAAGTTGTGACGGTTTTCCATAAATTAATCGGGCAACTCTCTTCTGCTTAATTAATGGATGAGATAAAACTTTTGCCTCCGTTTTGGATTTTTTTAGGGGAGAAACTCATGTGCTCCCAACTGACCCAATGAGCCTTCCTTCCACCAGCCGAGCCCCACCAGAAATTTGCCGTGATTGACTGGAGCATCAAACATAGGCGCTTATTAGAACGGAAACAGTGCATTGTGTGACCTGGTACCGCCTGCAACAGACTTGATGAGGATTTCTTTTCCAGCCCTGCACTTCCCCCAAGTATGGTCTAGGATATGCTTAAAACAGTTTTTTTAGCATCTGACCACCGTATGTAGTAACAAGTATCTCTTGTTCATGGCTTCTACACCACCCTGGTACCGCGTGCAACACAGACTTGATGAGGATTTCTTTTCCAGCCCTTGAGAGACATTGACCTTTCCAGCCCTTAAGATATGCTTAAAACAGTCATTTTTTGAGTATCCGACCACCGTAAGTAGTCACAAGTATCTCTCGTTCAGGGCTTCAACACTGCCAGTCCCCCACGTCCAAAACTCACTCCTCACAGCCTGCGTTTCCCCTTGCTCTTTCCAAAGGAGAGCAGAAAATCCTTTGGCACATAATATGAAAAGGTAGGGCAAATGGGAACCCCCTGCTGGAGTCCTCTAGATGGCTTAAAACATTTCAGACTTACTCCCATTGAGTTTAACGTCATACTTCGCAGTTGAGACAAATCTCTTGATCCTCTCCAGCCAACTAACTGAGTAACCCATCTTGAGCATGGCTTGAAACAGAGAATCCCATTTGACTTTTTATATGCCTTCATCATATTAAGTCTGATTGTATAAAGTTGCACACTTTTGGTACTGCATTTTTAGGTGACTAAAATCTACAAAAATTTCAGGCAACTGAGAATTAGCATAACTGCTTAAAATATGTTATGGAAGAATTATACAAGGATATCGAGTGTATCACTGAAAAATGAACTCTATTTTGTGGATTCCTGAATGACTACGGAACATGTGGTGAATATATCTGGATTTGTCTAGAGAACCAGAACTTACATAGATTATAAAGATAGTCATGTACTTTTCAAGTATCCAACCTCATTTTGGTCAAGTCAATGCATGCCAGAATGTAGCATGACACTGTTAAATTTCTGTTCAAATGGGCTTTGAAATTTATGACTATGCTATCACCACAGCACTACGATGTCAAGAGCATCCATCTCTTTGAATCACAAAGCTGATATGCTGCGCGACAAGACCAAATTTTCAATTATCTTTTCTTTAGACTTTTGACCATCTTAGTTCTTGCTTGATCCTACACGAAACTGGTCATACAGCCAAACAGCCAAACATCCTTCGAAGCCTATAGGCATCCTACTAACTACCATTCAGGGCCAATACAGTTGATAGTGACTTGACTCTTCAATTCATCATTACCCTTGATAAAGCCAGTTGAAATTTGTATCCAACTTGTTGTGCATATTTTGTCTAATCAGCTCTTAGCCTTGTGGTATACACAACATCTGAATTCTCATATTAATAATAATGATTTATAGGGCTAAGCAAGCGTACAACAACTGATGGACTTAGAGAAGCTTTTGCAAAGTTTGGGGAAGTTGAACACGGTATGTGTTTAAAATTTCAGTTACCTCACAGGGCATTGTACTTGAATGTTCTCACTTCTGTATCCAATTGCAGCTCGAGTTGTCACAGATCGTGTCACTGGTTTTTCTAAGGGGTTTGGCTTTGTAAGGTATGTTTCGGTTGAAGATGCAGCTAAAGGAATAGAAGGAATGGATGGAAAAGTAAGGTTTCTTATCATATTATTGTTCTATTTCTGTGGATCATTTAATTCCTTAACGCCTATATTTGCTCCCTTCTTGGTCTGGTGGTTCTGTGATTTTGCTTTCTTCTCACGTTGATCGACTCTGTCTCAATATTCATGCAATGCTTGGTGCTGGCCACTGGGCCAGCTTTAGCCGTTAACTCGTTTTATTATTTTCTTCTCTCTTTCAGTATATAAGTATGTGATTTGTAGATATGTGATAAGTCATAAGTGTACACGAGTATTATGCATATGTTCATTCAGATGCATGGATTAAGATTCTAATGCATCTGTTTCATCAAAAAGGCCAGTTTGCCTCTTTTTTTGGTGGACAGCCTTATGTTCAATCATGGTTTATAAGGTGGTAAAGTGAGCACCACCTGCTTTGACGCTTAAGCGCCTAAAGCGGGCATATTTCTATGGCGCTGCCAGGGCGCCTTATCGCTGAAGCGTCTGAAGTAGGACGCTTTATAAACAAAGTGTTCAATACATAATTACATAGTAAGAATAATACCTCCATTCTATGCGGGGTTTCAATAATTCTGGAAAGACCATTTAGAAAATAAAACACATATTGCGCCATTAAGAAAAACTAGTCCAACTGGAGATGAGCCATGTGGGCGAGATACCAGAAATTCACTCCTGACACTGACCGGATTTGAACCCTGGTCACAAGGGATGCACCGGTGTGGCCCTACCACTGGGCTATTGCCCAGTTCTCACATATTGCACTATTATGCTTTTATCTAGTGGGTGTACGTTTACTCTCTTAGTGGTTGAACATGGACTATGCTCCCACTGACTAGACTCCCTCCATCCCACAATATAAGATTGTTTTTCAAGCTATGTTAGCTTGAAAAACGATCTTATATTTTGGGAGGGAGGGAGTATTTACGAAGAATACAGTAGTTATTAACTAATGGAGGCTTACTTTGTTCTCTTCTGGATAAATATTTCCTGACAAGTTACTGCCCATACACTGCTTGAGCCTTTTCTTTTGTTACTTGTAGGCAATTAGTTGACATGCTTAAATAATTGTGTATTGACACAAAGAAAaaatatataattaatgtggttTGATTGTCTGGAAGGTCTTGCGGGGATCCATTGCTCTCTTGGACTCTTGCATAAAGCAATGTTTGTGTTAATAATATTTGAGTTATTTTGATTTCTTCTAAGTTTTGACGCAGCTTAATTTGTGTGCAGTTTCTGGATGGATGGGTTATTTTTGCCGAATATGCTAGACCCAGACCACCGCCGCAGATGGGAGGGGCAACTCTGCAGCCACAACAATCATGGGGCACTCCTTCTGGTTCCTGGGGCTCACAGTAGATGAAGGGACAATCATTCTACCTGGCTGTGCGTCTGACAGCGTATCAGTCAGCCATCGCAGTCTACATTTAGATCATAGCTACCATGGTGTTGTCCCAGGTGTGAACACCCTTGCCTGATCCAATATTCTTGTCGTGTTGGACTGGTCGTTTACGGCCTCCACATGGAGAAGCACTTGTGGAACCTTATATGGACCAAGCAGGTATTACTGTCAGCATGCAACAGCTTCGGACCATTGCTAATAATGTCTTCTTGTCCCTTTTATTTGAATTGTCGTAAGCCTTATCAGCTGCTGATGGCATGTGCCGCTCTTGTACTACTGGATAATGACTCGTAGCTCGGAATAAGAACACGTTTTGCAAGCGAATCTCGGACTGAATTCCCCATGATCTAATCCGTTCCGCGGATAGCGACGTGGATCTGTACAGCGCACGCGTCTGTGTATCGCGTGCCTGTTCCTGATTTGGATTTGGGTTTTGCCAGCTTATGATGTTATCTGAACTATCATCTGTACCATGAACCTTGTGTTTCCTGGTATGGTCTGTACTTTTTACTGTATGCACGTCTGTCACCTGTTGTTACTGTCATCGGTACACCTGTGATCCTTGGCGTTGTTCCTCGCCACTGCTATCTACCTACGGTTACTGATGACCTGAGCATACCGGTTACCGACATGGTGTTCTCTTCTCCGTAGCTGTGCATTGTCAGAGTCAGTGGTATTGACTGTGCCGTCCATGAACCATAAGCTGCTTGCCTGATAGAGAGAGCGACCGCAATACTGATGCGTCCACCAGAGCCCTGGAAACTTGCCTGCCCTCGCCGGCCAACGACCACCTGCATCGTCAACCGTGCCGGTGCCGACGCCGCGGCGTGCTCTCGTGGAATCATAATATCTGCTCTACCTGTAGAGGGCATCGTCTACTGTATGTGTGGCGGCTGTTAATCTCCCTTCCAAAGTTTTAGGGGGAAATCCACCGGGAAGCGGCCGCGGCCACAGGATCTGTCGTCTCCGTCGGCATGTCGCGGTGTCGTGCGTCACGTTGGGAGGATCGCGTTGAGCTCGAGAGCCTTTTACTGCGCGGGCAATGGCAGCCTCAGGGGCTCCTTTCAGATGGAGGAGATGGCGAGAGGTGCCCTGGTATGCAGGGAAGCCGCCGCGTCGCCCCACGTTGGCAGCCTCCTTGCGGTTTATCCAGGCTATCTGTCTAATCTAATCCAATCTATCCGTTTATTGTGTGCGCGCGCGCGTATCCGCTGTCTGGATTAAATGGACTTGAATGTGCCAACAGTGAGTCAGTGACTTCAACCAAACTCAAATGTTTCTTCCCCGCCCAAACGTTTCTTTTCAATTTTCTGAAATAAAAGGATTTTTCTTGTGTCTCAGCAATGGGAAGGTGGTAATGGACACAGCTCGATTATGGGCCCGGCCGATTGTGTTCCTAAATACACTTTTTGTCCAAAATTATATACGTGTTTGACTTTTTGGAGTCTCAAATGTGCAGCATTGACTAATTTTTACTTGCAGTATACCTTAAAATAGTAAAGTTATACTCCCTcattttcggtttatagggctcaattaaaaaatctcatcaaccaagatagatgatgagtggtggaataatttttgtagtttgcaaaaccACTCAATTAATACGCTTGTTTTTCCTTAAATAATTGtgtttatcaatgcattaattgcagTGCATGCATGTGTAAAGCACATGTATTGGTCAATTTTTCTTTTAATACTTGCAtacaatgatttaatgcaccttaaAATCTGAACATGTGATAAGAAACAACCAAATTGAACCGTATAAAACAAGAAAACTAAAATTTTAAGATAAGCTTTATAAACCGGAAATGAGGGAGTATATAGCACAAAATAACCGAAAGACAAATAATATTGTACTACTATTTGATCCTCGGTTTATGCAATTCTACGCATGACACTGATACAAGTTTACCACATGTTTAATAATGTGGTCTTTTTTAGTTATATTTCCGCAAGAAGAGAGTATTTTGTCAATCATGATAATTGACTACTCCCTTCGTCTTTAAAAGAGTGTACTTCCAACTTTGTTGGAAAGTCAAAATTTTTTATGTTTAACCGTATTTATACAATAATAGACCAACATTTATGCCATCAAATTAGTAGCATTAGATCCATGATAAAATATATTTTCGTCATATACCTATTTCGTTTCACAAGCATTGATATATTTTTGCGCAAACATAGTCAAACTTTGAGATAGTTTGACCTTCCAACAAAGTTGAAAGTACACTCTTTcaaggacggagggagtacgtagTAATTGAATGATCTCACATTTTACCCCAACCTCGGTATTTTGGGAGAATTTAAATATAGTGAGATGCAAGACATGTATGGTTATTTCTGTTATTTTTAAAATTTAAGGTTGTCATGTTAAATCTTAGTTGCGCAATTGTTCATCGGGCACATATATTCAGTTCACCGCCACATGCCATCCTTGTCAAAGTTCTGTAGAGGTCCttgaaaaaagaaaagaaattgtAGAGTTTTTTTGCCACACTATTTTTGGTCATCTACAATTTGTCTAAAGTTAATCGTAATAATGTCAGAGATCAACCAAGAAAATCTACATTTCATTTGCCGGCCTACGTTGTCGTCTATAGTCTCCCCATTCCAAAAATATAGTGCATTTTTTAAAAAGTCAACTTCTTAAGGTTTAAccatatttacagagaaagttaTCAACATCAATAATACTAACTCCaatccaaaataagtgtcgcaaTTTTGAACTGGATTTACTTCAAAACCGCAACACTTATTATGGATCGGAGGTAGTACTAAATTAGTTAAACCTTACAAAGCTTGACTTTTGAAAATAATAATATGTGAACTATATTTTGGAATAATCCTAAAGCAACTAAACATAGTAGTGAACAAGCAACACCTCCTTTTCTCTTAGCTCTCCCACCAGTTGAGAATCTCTCGTTGTTCCCTAGTTCTTCTCCCCTTCTCATCTGGCGGCCGACCAGAGTGGGGGTGGGAGAGGAGGCCAAGTTACCACCATATATGCTAGGGGTTGGCCTCTATGCATGGAGACTTGCGCCATGCCGTTTTGGAGACTCTTTGTAGTGTGCATAATGTTTGGTCGCCACCTGGTCTTCTCCAGCAGTTATCCATGGTGGACCGTGATTGCTGGGGGTGGATCTAGTGGGAGCTTCTTCAATAAGCTTGGCAGTTCGTTAGAACAGGCTGATCCAATTTTCGCTCGTCTCCTACTTCACCATCATAGAGATGGAAGGAAAGATGGATGTGGATCAACACTCATTCCCCTCGGATCCATTGTATTGTGGGGGTAATAAAGTTGGCTTGGATGTTATTAATCTCTTTTTGGCCACTACATCGACATATGTCTCCATGAGCTACACTAGGGTTGATCGCTGACTGGGCTGACGGCGATCCCATTGGCTGCCATTTCCAACCTCCAAATCAACGAGGCCTTCTTCCCCTTGCCTACAATTTTCAAAGTTATGGTTGGAGACGGTGGCCTAAACGTCTCCGCGTGGTCGTTGTTTGATTTGGGACCAAATTGTGTTATTTGTATCTCCTGTTAAGGACCCGGCTGTAATTTCTATTTTCTAGGGGTCCTTTTTGTGTAATGATGTAAAAATAATGTAGTAGTAATGCCAGCCTATAGATGAACAACCATACTGATTTGTTGTTTCCCGAGGTCAGAAgcagagagagggagggaggggggggggcaaaTCTGATGTGTAAGGTGAGATGACAACAACCAACGACCATCATTGGTGGTACCTAGATACGATGGACCTTTGGGTTCATTCTGATAAAATATCGGGATATCTTTGCAAATATGATGACAGTGGTTTGGATAGAAATAACTTAGATACGATGGATCACGGGTTAACTTTGATAAAATAGAAGATTACTTCTAAATAATACATCTCCTAAATGTAGTTAATGTGTTTAAACATATGTGAGGTGAATATTCCGGCTAAGTATTCATGCATTATAGTAGGAACCCCTAATTCTCTCGCAAATACAACTCCCTTGATCATTTCTCACATATACTCGTGGTCACATCCAAGGAACGCCCCTTGATTTCCCTGATTTTGGCCTGTGATTTATAAATCGTGTTGGCacaaaaatcaaaccaatatct belongs to Triticum urartu cultivar G1812 chromosome 7, Tu2.1, whole genome shotgun sequence and includes:
- the LOC125521896 gene encoding organelle RRM domain-containing protein 2, mitochondrial-like, with protein sequence MAAVAARSGLRRMFSIADFATPNTRMFSISAFAPPSPPTPPPKADPSPNLFVSGLSKRTTTDGLREAFAKFGEVEHARVVTDRVTGFSKGFGFVRYVSVEDAAKGIEGMDGKFLDGWVIFAEYARPRPPPQMGGATLQPQQSWGTPSGSWGSQ